In a genomic window of Zingiber officinale cultivar Zhangliang unplaced genomic scaffold, Zo_v1.1 ctg135, whole genome shotgun sequence:
- the LOC122036243 gene encoding uncharacterized protein LOC122036243, with amino-acid sequence MRSIYPVVENIEGKQEMPGDTESRKIAPAVVEQNSVTSKAKVQNYNNVSNGLAGEHQQYQQQEEGDYFGNPMACEIQSLTHEEEYRYIYEVDQPPKDTWFEEQSLQKLRYDEDSYQRQMALVREKFIEAKNLATDGKLLDSKFQDAVEVLNSNRDLFLKFLEEPNSLFTKCIFEPRTGKLTDPWSLSQPSQKTRITVLKPSNTMDRKANRSLEGLGLSDSDKSVGKPNEHHRSTSSTEARPDALSQPTRIVILKPSPGKPYNTMTIPANNFPTLRSSSGGLACNESASSREAVEGLRQQDQESLGRNIEDEAMSSSVLSNGCTGHESLEDEVESASHSEIVTSAAECSWGINRSGSPLSASSFDQSSHSPELVIIETKKKLSDQLALVASNGNFQEPRYTKRSTSTLGEMLAFPELKKERTNGELIHSNFDAEYDLNAHSVLLSKNSPKDEYTEENSQKKLSTSKSLPISSTHGADELNGGMSSYSISKATVRKVAHKPNNRSSLKDKISSFFLSRSKKPRGYKHSIVPSIGDVLSSFNVAFTQQTLGDSDESYGRSTETLMFPEAPVKKSQTSGNFAEQQNKSNSSSVSQATLQFDLDIGLSLASGVSRSPPIASIARSLSGYISCLDLASPKSLNPLMDFTKADEEQEQFVFLQNLLLSSGLDSEERMVYKGWHSLDSPLNPSLLYESQHMEDKEKKCQEKHSCRKLLFNSINASLIDISEATLFAAYPWTRRRHHKPWKDGDGDATVAEQVWSIVRKRLVCNKWVPEEPGHIGIVADRLVMDEVAGRKSDETRWLQVCELSKEIGRRVMEELVEELVFELSFSLI; translated from the exons ATGAGGTCGATATATCCTGTCGTGGAGAATATAGAAGGAAAGCAA GAAATGCCGGGAGATACTGAATCTAGAAAGATAGCACCGGCTGTTGTCGAGCAGAATTCAGTGACAAGCAAGGCAAAAGTTCAAAACTATAACAATGTAAGCAATGGTTTGGCGGGAGAGCATCAACAGTACCAACAGCAGGAGGAGGGTGACTACTTCGGGAACCCAATGGCATGTGAGATTCAATCTTTGACACATGAAGAAGAGTATAGATATATATATGAAGTAGATCAACCACCAAAGGATACTTGGTTTGAAGAGCAGTCGCTGCAGAAGTTAAGATATGATGAGGATTCATATCAGAGACAAATGGCCCTTGTTCGGGAGAAGTTCATAGAAGCAAAAAACTTGGCCACTGATGGCAAGCTTCTTGATTCAAAGTTCCAAGATGCAGTTGAGGTTCTGAACTCAAACAGAGATTTGTTCCTTAAATTCCTGGAAGAACCAAACTCACTGTTCACAAAATGTATCTTTGAACCAAGGACAGGAAAGCTAACAGACCCATGGAGCCTTTCTCAACCTTCTCAGAAAACTCGTATTACTGTGCTGAAACCTTCCAATACCATGGACAGGAAAGCTAACAGATCCTTGGAAGGACTGGGACTATCAGATTCTGACAAAAGTGTGGGAAAACCAAATGAGCATCACAGGAGCACCAGTTCCACTGAGGCTAGACCTGATGCTTTGTCTCAGCCAACAAGGATAGTTATACTGAAGCCTAGCCCTGGAAAACCATACAACACAATGACTATACCTGCCAACAACTTCCCAACATTACGTAGCTCTAGTGGAGGTCTGGCATGCAATGAATCAGCAAGTTCAAGAGAAGCAGTTGAGGGTTTAAGGCAGCAGGACCAAGAAAGCCTAGGTAGAAACATAGAAGATGAGGCCATGTCGTCTTCTGTATTATCAAATGGATGCACTGGTCATGAAAGCTTGGAAGATGAGGTTGAAAGTGCAAGCCACTCTGAGATTGTAACTTCAGCTGCGGAGTGTTCTTGGGGCATCAATAGAAGCGGCAGTCCACTATCAGCCTCATCCTTTGATCAATCATCGCATTCTCCGGAATTGGTTATTATAGAAACCAAGAAAAAGCTTTCAGATCAGCTAGCTTTGGTAGCATCAAACGGCAATTTTCAGGAGCCAAGATACACGAAGAGATCCACAAGCACATTAGGGGAGATGCTTGCCTTTCCCGAGTTGAAGAAAGAAAGAACCAATGGGGAACTTATTCATTCTAACTTTGATGCAGAATATGACCTGAATGCGCACTCTGTGCTTTTGTCAAAAAATAGTCCCAAGGATGAATACACTGAAGAAAATTCCCAGAAGAAGTTGTCTACATCGAAGTCTCTCCCCATTTCTTCAACTCATGGAGCTGATGAACTTAATGGTGGGATGTCTAGTTACTCAATCTCCAAAGCTACTGTTCGAAAAGTGGCTCACAAGCCAAATAATAGGTCATCTTTGAAGGATAAGATCTCAAGTTTTTTCTTATCTAGAAGCAAAAAGCCAAGAGGATACAAGCATTCTATAGTTCCCTCAATTGGTGATGTTTTATCATCTTTTAACGTTGCTTTCACACAACAAACCCTAGGTGATTCTGATGAATCATATGGCAGATCAACTGAAACCTTAATGTTTCCTGAG GCTCCTGTCAAAAAATCTCAAACATCTGGAAACTTTGCAGAACAACAGAATAAGTCTAACAGCAGTTCAGTTTCTCAAGCAACATTACAATTTGATCTCGACATTGGTTTGTCTCTGGCATCGGGAG TTTCTAGGTCCCCACCAATTGCATCCATTGCTCGTTCATTATCGGGTTACATCTCCTGTTTGGACTTGGCATCACCAAAGTCCTTGAATCCTTTAATGGATTTCACAAAGGCAGATGAAGAGCAAGAGCAATTTGTCTTTCTCCAGAACTTGTTATTGTCCTCCGGACTAGACAGCGAGGAGAGGATGGTTTACAAAGGGTGGCATTCGCTCGACAGTCCTTTGAATCCATCTCTACTGTATGAGTCCCAGCACATGgaagacaaggaaaagaaatgCCAAGAGAAGCACTCCTGCCGGAAGCTGCTGTTCAACTCCATAAATGCTTCATTAATAGACATCAGCGAGGCTACATTGTTCGCAGCATATCCATGGACCCGAAGACGACACCACAAGCCTTGGAAAGACGGAGATGGTGATGCCACGGTGGCCGAGCAAGTCTGGTCAATTGTCAGAAAACGTTTGGTATGCAATAAGTGGGTGCCCGAGGAGCCAGGCCACATTGGCATTGTGGCAGATAGGTTAGTTATGGACGAGGTGGCTGGAAGGAAATCGGATGAAACAAGGTGGCTGCAAGTGTGTGAACTGAGCAAGGAGATTGGAAGGCGGGTGATGGAGGAGTTAGTTGAAGAGTTAGTGTTTGAATTATCTTTTTCACTGATCTAA
- the LOC122036282 gene encoding phosphatidate cytidylyltransferase 4, chloroplastic-like produces MPHPMLTFSMPHMAAPSFLEVDRCGFFRLPLRLSDRSFPLRCHSQPSLCFLLPSHRIRLIPSSRLRPYRLSAAFVPSKSGSEHDDSVEAVEAAVVSPKGKHSSQMTKRVTFGLGIGLGAGGVVLAGGWMFTAGVAVAAFLGGREYFELVRSRGIAAGMTPPPRYVSRVCSVIYALMPVLTLYFGNIDVSATSFAFIVATALVLQRGNPRFAQLSSAVFGLFYCGYLPSFWVKLRCGLSVPALNTKVGHVWPVVLGGQAHWTVGLVATLISISSIIAADTFAFLGGRAFGRTPLTSISPKKTLEGALAGLIGCTMTAVLLSQILCWPTTTLSAASFGVLNFVGSLFGDLIESMIKRDAGVKDSGSLIPGHGGILDRLDSYVFTGALCYSFVKIGLPLFGV; encoded by the exons ATGCCTCACCCGATGCTCACCTTCTCGATGCCTCATATGGCCGCGCCCTCCTTCCTCGAAGTCGACCGATGTGGCTTCTTCCGCCTCCCACTCCGCCTCAGCGACAGATCCTTCCCCCTTCGCTGCCACTCACAGCCGAGCCTCTGCTTTCTTCTTCCATCTCACCGAATTCGCCTCATCCCTTCTAGCCGCCTCCGTCCTTATCGTCTTTCCGCTGCCTTCGTCCCCTCCAAGTCCGGCTCCGAACACGATGATTCCGTCGAG GCTGTGGAGGCAGCGGTCGTTAGCCCAAAAGGGAAGCATAGCAGCCAGATGACGAAGCGGGTGACCTTTGGCCTTGGCATCGGACTGGGTGCTGGTGGAGTCGTGCTGGCTGGGGGATGGATGTTCACGGCAGGGGTGGCTGTTGCGGCGTTCCTTGGAGGTAGGGAGTACTTTGAGTTGGTCCGAAGTCGGGGGATTGCTGCTGGGATGACACCGCCCCCAAGATATGTATCGAGGGTTTGCTCGGTTATATATGCTCTCATGCCCGTACTGACTCT GTATTTTGGAAACATAGATGTGTCAGCGACATCATTTGCATTTATTGTCGCGACTGCACTGGTGCTACAGAGAGGAAATCCACGTTTTGCACAGTTAAGCAGTGCTGTTTTTGGGCTCTTTTACTGTGGTTATCTTCCTAGTTTTTGGGTTAAGCTCCGCTGTGGTCTCTCAGTTCCTGCATTAAATACTA AAGTAGGACATGTATGGCCTGTTGTTCTTGGTGGGCAGGCTCATTGGACAGTTGGACTTGTTGCAACCTTGATATCTATTAGCAGCATAATTGCAGCAGATACCTTTGCGTTTCTAGGTGGAAGG GCATTTGGCCGTACGCCACTTACTAGTATTAGTCCAAAGAAGACCTTGGAAGGGGCTCTTGCTGGTCTAATTGGATGCACCATGACTGCTGTACTGTTGTCACAGATTTTATGCTGGCCTACAACAACATTAAG TGCTGCATCTTTTGGAGTTCTAAACTTCGTTGGGTCTTTGTTTGGTGATCTTATTGAGTCCATGATCAAACGCGATGCTGGCGTTAAAGATTCTGGATCactcatacctgggcatg GAGGCATCCTTGATAGGCTGGACAGCTATGTGTTCACCGGCGCGCTCTGTTACTCTTTCGTCAAGATTGGGCTTCCCCTTTTCGGAGTTTGA
- the LOC122036277 gene encoding NAC domain-containing protein 7-like → MNTVSRIPPGFRFHPTDEELVDYYLRKKVGARRIDLDVIKDVDLYKIEPWDLQEICRFGAEEQDEWYFFSHKDKKYPTGTRTNRATTAGFWKATGRDKPIYSKIRLVGMRKTLVYYKGRAPNGQKSDWIMHEYRLEVNENGPPQEEGWVVCRVFKKRLPTARKESDDMPWYDIEQGSFVQDIDSPRALPIPLFYKREKKIQYHLPREYYTYHEALPPIESPKGNASYMNLRFIFSEISDEAIGQPRHQLEAIKIDDNNINNNNNNKNISQAFDQVTDWRVLDKFVASQLSHDASKKAMYSEEAEHLLQVSQEQELGMELPSSSSTSCQIYPWK, encoded by the exons ATGAACACTGTCTCGCGCATTCCACCGGGCTTTCGGTTCCACCCCACTGATGAAGAACTAGTCGACTACTACCTTAGGAAGAAAGTGGGTGCCCGAAGAATCGACTTAGACGTGATAAAAGATGTTGATCTATACAAAATTGAACCTTGGGATCTTCAAG AGATATGTAGGTTTGGAGCCGAAGAACAAGATGAGTGGTACTTCTTTAGTCACAAGGACAAAAAGTATCCAACCGGAACTCGAACCAACCGAGCAACAACCGCCGGGTTTTGGAAGGCGACCGGGAGAGACAAGCCAATTTACTCCAAAATTAGGTTGGTAGGCATGAGAAAGACTTTGGTCTATTACAAAGGAAGAGCGCCGAATGGACAAAAGTCGGATTGGATCATGCACGAGTATCGCCTTGAGGTGAATGAAAATGGACCTCCACAa GAAGAAGGATGGGTGGTGTGTAGGGTGTTCAAGAAACGATTGCCTACCGCTAGAAAAGAGAGCGACGATATGCCGTGGTATGACATCGAACAAGGATCATTCGTTCAAGATATCGACTCACCGAGGGCATTGCCAATACCACTCTTCTACAAGCGAGAGAAGAAGATCCAATACCACTTGCCAAGAGAGTACTACACTTATCATGAAGCACTCCCACCAATTGAGAGCCCTAAGGGAAATGCTAGCTACATGAACCTACGATTCATCTTCTCGGAGATCAGCGATGAAGCAATTGGGCAACCTAGACATCAACTTGAGGCAATCAAGATCGACGACAACAACatcaataacaacaataataacaagaacattAGCCAAGCTTTTGATCAAGTGACGGATTGGAGGGTTCTCGATAAGTTTGTTGCATCCCAACTAAGCCATGATGCTTCAAAGAAAGCCATGTACTCAGAAGAAGCTGAACATCTACTTCAAGTCAGCCAAGAACAAGAACTCGGCATGGAGCTCCCATCTTCATCTTCCACGAGCTGCCAAATTTATCCATGGAAATGA
- the LOC122036263 gene encoding autophagy-related protein 16-like, translated as MLRFSDMTSEEIGKAAIRCAIQALRKRHLAEEGAHAPAINALSRPLVAQGLEWKEKAEKLELELQQYYKAHTRLSDQLVTEIAECREAKALVQEKEELLTNLQIEMSQTREENLQLSHDLEEKTKALDLLISENQSIKAQLEEIRIKLIKTESENKELIDRWMLEKMNSAEKLNEVNAMYDYVMQQFKMSSIEQLAKQQVDGVVRQREAGYVDHVESTIPSYCKHTIQSHEGGCAAILFQNNSDKLISGGQDRTVKIWDSNSGTLVSTLHGCLGSILDLAVTHDNRSIIAASSSNNLYVWEASSGRVRHTLTGHTEKVCTVDASKVSNRNLVSAAYDHTIKVWDLMKGYCTNTIISQSNCNALSYSLDGLTFCSGHVDGNLRIWDSRMGKTISEVAAHSQAVTSVCVSQSGNLVLTSGRDNLHNLFDLRTLEVCGTFRASGNRVASNWSRSCISADENCIAAGSADGSVHIWSRVKVKDNGLSILEGHSSPVVSCSWSGLGKALASADKNGNLCIWC; from the exons ATGCTTAGATTCAGTGACAT GACTTCAGAGGAGATTGGGAAGGCTGCTATTAGGTGTGCCATCCAAGCCCTTCGTAAACGGCACTTGGCTGAGGAAGGCGCCCATGCTCCAGCTATCAATGCACTCTCCAGACCCCTCGTGGCACAG GGCTTGGAGTGGAAGGAGAAAGCTGAAAAGCTTGAACTAGAACTGCAACAATATTACAAAGCTCATACACGATTGTCCGATCAACTTGTCACTGAAATTGCAGAATGCAGGGAAGCAAAAGCCCTTGTTCAAGAGAAAGAAGAATTGCTCACCAATTTGCAAATTGAGATGTCACAAACAAG GGAAGAAAACCTACAACTTAGTCATGATTTAGAGGAAAAGACAAAAGCATTGGATTTGTTAATTAGTGAAAATCAGTCGATTAAGGCACAACTTGAGGAGATTAGAATAAAGCTGATAAAAACAGAGTCAGAGAACAAGGAATTAATTGATAGATGGATGCTAGAGAAAATGAATTCTGCAGAAAAGCTGAATGAG GTTAATGCAATGTATGACTACGTGATGCAACAATTCAAGATGTCCAGCATCGAACAACTTGCCAAACAACAAGTCGACGGAGTAGTTCGCCAAAGGGAAGCAGGATATGTAGATCATGTCGAGTCAACAATTCCGTCTTACTGCAAGCACACCATCCAGAGTCATGAAGGTGGGTGCGCTGCCATTTTGTTTCAAAACAATTCCGATAAGTTGATCAGTGGTGGTCAGGATCGAACAGTTAAGATCTGGGATAGCAACTCTGGAACCCTAGTGTCCACTCTCCATGGCTGCCTTGGGTCAATACTTGACCTTGCTGTTACACACGACAACCGATCCATCATTGCAGCAAGCAGTTCAAATAACCTTTATGTGTGGGAAGCCAGCTCTGGTCGGGTACGCCACACACTGACTGGCCACACCGAGAAAGTTTGCACTGTCGATGCTAGCAAAGTCTCTAACCGCAATTTAGTCAGTGCTGCCTATGATCATACCATCAAAGTGTGGGACCTAATGAAAGGTTACTGCACTAACACCATCATCTCCCAGAGCAACTGCAACGCACTTTCCTATAGCTTGGACGGGCTCACCTTCTGCTCCGGTCATGTGGACGGAAACCTTCGGATATGGGACAGCCGGATGGGGAAAACGATAAGTGAAGTAGCTGCACATTCTCAGGCAGTCACATCAGTTTGTGTATCACAAAGTGGTAACCTGGTGCTGACTAGTGGGAGGGACAACCTGCACAATTTATTCGACCTGAGAACATTAGAAGTGTGTGGGACATTCAGAGCCAGCGGGAACAGAGTGGCATCGAACTGGAGCAGATCATGTATCAGCGCCGACGAGAACTGCATTGCGGCTGGGTCAGCTGATGGATCAGTCCACATATGGTCGAGGGTAAAGGTAAAGGACAATGGTCTGAGCATTTTGGAAGGGCATTCGTCGCCGGTTGTGTCATGTTCGTGGAGTGGGCTGGGAAAGGCTTTGGCTTCTGCTGATAAGAATGGGAATTTATGCATATGGTGTTGA
- the LOC122036287 gene encoding ubiquitin-conjugating enzyme E2 variant 1D-like has product MTLGGSGGSSVVVPRNFRLLEELERGEKGIGDGTVSYGMDDGDDIYMRSWTGTIIGPHNTVHEGRIYQLKLFCDKDYPEKPPSVRFHSRVNMTCVNPDTGAVDPRKFAVLGNWQRDYTMEYILTQLKKEMATSHNRKLVQPPEGTCF; this is encoded by the exons ATGACGCTCGGTGGTTCCGGTGGATCCAGCGTCGTCG TTCCTCGGAACTTCAGATTGCTGGAAGAGCTCGAACGAGGAGAAAAGGGCATAGGAGATGGAACTGTAAGCTATGGTATGGATGATGGAGATGACATTTATATGCGATCTTGGACTGGAACAATAATAGGTCCTCATAAT ACTGTCCACGAGGGCCGCATCTATCAACTCAAGTTGTTCTGTGATAAAGACTATCCTGAGAAACCGCCTAGTGTCCGATTCCATTCACGCGTCAACATGACTTGTGTCAATCCTGACACTGGAGCG GTTGATCCAAGGAAATTTGCAGTTCTAGGGAACTGGCAAAGGGACTACACGATGGAATATATCTTGACCCAACTCAAGAAGGAAATGGCTACATCACACAATCGCAAACTGGTTCAACCTCCAGAGGGCACCTGCTTCTGA
- the LOC122036254 gene encoding auxin-responsive protein SAUR50-like: MGMRRQSKMIQSSPVLKQILRRCSSLKGRDMEEEEERRPPADVPKGHFAVYVVGEQRRSRFVVPISSLEHPEFQRLLRLAEEEFGFEHRDGLTVPCDEVAFRSLLASAIAGK, encoded by the coding sequence ATGGGAATGAGGAGGCAGAGCAAGATGATTCAAAGCAGCCCGGTGCTGAAGCAGATACTGAGGCGGTGCTCGAGCTTGAAGGGGCGGGatatggaggaggaggaggagcggcGGCCGCCAGCGGACGTGCCCAAGGGCCACTTCGCGGTGTACGTAGTGGGGGAGCAGCGCCGGAGCCGCTTCGTCGTGCCCATCTCCTCTCTGGAGCACCCTGAGTTCCAGAGGCTGCTCCGGTTGGCGGAGGAGGAGTTCGGCTTCGAACACCGCGATGGCCTCACGGTCCCCTGCGACGAGGTCGCCTTCCGCTCCCTCCTCGCCTCGGCGATCGCCGGGAAATGA